The proteins below are encoded in one region of Oryzias melastigma strain HK-1 linkage group LG9, ASM292280v2, whole genome shotgun sequence:
- the ddhd2 gene encoding phospholipase DDHD2 isoform X2: MSSSPNEEGGLSQAASNENNQDLLGKPTQSGAKANTPEEQLSRLLDEASPTSTSSYEMVDEESVPDPYKDVQPHWFFCRRADDSTSWLPFSREDSDKLENTYTTGNPDEEVVIAVDGERYDVHVKERKRYAVYWEQGPTEVRRCTWFYKGDKDTRFMPYPEDFSKMLEEAFKDAVTSDQWKKKIDFPTGETVILHNPKLIMQYQPIGLQDDWISSPSEQTRPRTVKRGVDSISIDIPDGEPDQVDHLVFMVHGIGPACDLRFRSIIQCVNDFRSASLSLLASHYKRAQQDGLVGRVEFLPVNWHSALHGDATGVDEDIQRITLPSISRLRHFTNDTLLDLFFYNSPTYCQTIVDTVASEINRLYALFKQRHPDFNRAVSLVGHSLGSLILFDLLTNQKTESEVPSGNPSFLSSNTLEQILTKLDLKQYLDIFESENLDLESLSLCKDSDLKDLGIPLGPRKKILNCIKRRWLPEDCKAAATLQIHNAEDPGELSPEQSRFYRAQSVTSAVDYEYFNVGIGQNNGGIAKGQVSIDYPQLAFQPQAFFAFGSPIGMFLTVRGLKRIDPNYTFPTCKSFYNIYHPYDPVAYRIEPMIVSEVDLEPMLIPHHKGRKRMHLELKDSLTRMSMDLKNNVLGSLRTAWQSFARIPVAALPPVEEGEASADANSQEAQASAAGSNADANKGDKNADIWSKILEWPWAIHTHYLKGVCVEAESSMNTEQTEESEIKVGMLNGGRRIDYVLQEKPIESFNEYLFAIQSHLCYWESEDTALLLLKDIYDKLGVAFEQPQQ, encoded by the exons ctttCACGGCTGTTAGATGAGGCCTCTCCTACATCCACATCCTCTTATGAAATGGTTGACGAGGAGTCGGTTCCAGACCCGTACAAAGACGTCCAACCTCACTGGTTTTTCTGTCGTCGGGCTGATGACAGCACATCTTGGCTCCCTTTCAGCAGAGAGGATTCTGACAAGCTAGAAAACACATACACCACTG GAAATCCGGACGAGGAAGTCGTTATTGCTGTGGATGGTGAACGATACGATGTTCatgttaaagaaagaaaacgctACGCTGTGTACTGGGAACAGGGTCCCACTGAGGTCCGCCGCTGCACTTGGTTCTACAAAGGCGATAAGGACACTCGGTTCATGCCGTACCCAGAggattttagcaaaatgctggag GAAGCGTTTAAGGACGCAGTGACTTCAGATCAGTGGAAGAAGAAAATTGACTTTCCTACCGGGGAGACTGTCATCCTACACAACCCCAAA CTCATAATGCAGTATCAGCCAATTGGATTGCAGGACGACTGGATTTCCTCTCCGTCAGAGCAGACTCGACCTCGCACAGTCAAGAGGGGAGTTGACAGTATCTCTATTGACATACCTGATG gggAACCTGATCAGGTGGATCATCTTGTTTTCATGGTGCACGGCATTGGCCCTGCGTGTGACTTGCGTTTCAGGTCCATCATACAGTGTG taaatgacTTTAGGAGTGCCTCGCTGTCCCTCCTCGCCTCCCATTACAAGCGAGCGCAGCAGGACGGGCTGGTGGGCCGGGTGGAGTTTCTACCAGTCAACTGGCACAGCGCTCTGCATGGGGATGCCACTGGTGTAGATGA ggaCATCCAGAGGATCACTTTACCCAGCATCAGCAGGCTGAGGCATTTCACCAACGACACACttttagacttatttttctacaacagCCCAACCTACTGCCAGACCATAGTGGACACAGTGGCCTCAGAAATCAACAGGCTTTATGCTCTCTTTAAGCAGAGGCACCCGGACTTCAACAGAGCTGTTTCTCTAGTGGGCCATAGCTTAG GTTCCCTGATCCTGTTTGACCTTCTAACAAATCAAAAGACGGAATCAGAA GTACCATCTGGGAATCCGTCTTTTCTGAGCAGTAATACTTTGGAGCAGATTTTAACCAAACTGGACCTAAAGCAATACTTGGATATATTTGAATCGGAAAACCTTGACCTGGAATCACTG AGTCTCTGCAAAGACAGTGATCTTAAAGATTTGGGAATTCCTCTGGGACCTCGGAAGAAAATCTTAAACTGCATTAAGAGAAGGTGGCTCCCAGAG GACTGCAAGGCAGCAGCAACACTGCAGATCCACAATGCTGAAGACCCTGGAGAATTGTCACCGGAGCAGTCCCGTTTCTACAGAGCGCAGTCTGTCACCAGTGCCGTGGACTATGAATACTTCAATGTCGGCATTGGACAG AACAATGGAGGCATAGCCAAGGGACAG GTCTCCATTGACTACCCACAATTAGCATTCCAACCTCAGGCCTTTTTTGCTTTTGGCTCCCCAATCGGAATGTTTCTGACAGTTCGTGGACTCAAGCGCATCGATCCAAATTACACTTTTCCCACCTGCAAGAGCTTTTACAACATCTACCATCCA TACGATCCTGTCGCATACCGGATAGAGCCTATGATCGTCTCTGAGGTGGATCTGGAGCCTATGCTAATCCCTCACCACAAAGGCAGAAAGAGAATGCATCTGG AACTAAAAGACAGCTTGACTCGAATGAGTATGGATCTAAAGAACAATGTACTGGGATCCCTGCGAACGGCGTGGCAGTCTTTTGCCAGAATACCTGTTGCCGCGCTGCCACCAGTGGAAGAAGGAGAAGCATCCGCTGATGCAAACTCCCAAGAGGCACAGG CCTCAGCAGCAGGTAGTAATGCTGATGCTAACAAAGGAGACAAAAATGCTGATATTTGGAGTAAAATACTGGAGTGGCCTTGGGCCATTCATACGCATTACTTAAAAG GCGTCTGCGTGGAGGCCGAGTCCTCCATGAACACGGAGCAGACGGAGGAATCTGAGATCAAAGTGGGGATGCTGAATGGAGGGCGAAGGATCGATTATGTGCTCCAAGAAAAACCTATAGAGAGCTTTAATGAATATTTGTTTGCCATCCAGTCTCATCTGTGTTACTG GGAATCTGAAGAtacagctctgctgctgctgaaggacATTTATGACAAGCTAGGTGTGGCCTTTGAACAGCCACAACAATAA
- the ddhd2 gene encoding phospholipase DDHD2 isoform X5 produces MVDEESVPDPYKDVQPHWFFCRRADDSTSWLPFSREDSDKLENTYTTGNPDEEVVIAVDGERYDVHVKERKRYAVYWEQGPTEVRRCTWFYKGDKDTRFMPYPEDFSKMLEEAFKDAVTSDQWKKKIDFPTGETVILHNPKLIMQYQPIGLQDDWISSPSEQTRPRTVKRGVDSISIDIPDGEPDQVDHLVFMVHGIGPACDLRFRSIIQCVNDFRSASLSLLASHYKRAQQDGLVGRVEFLPVNWHSALHGDATGVDEDIQRITLPSISRLRHFTNDTLLDLFFYNSPTYCQTIVDTVASEINRLYALFKQRHPDFNRAVSLVGHSLGSLILFDLLTNQKTESEVPSGNPSFLSSNTLEQILTKLDLKQYLDIFESENLDLESLSLCKDSDLKDLGIPLGPRKKILNCIKRRWLPEDCKAAATLQIHNAEDPGELSPEQSRFYRAQSVTSAVDYEYFNVGIGQNNGGIAKGQVSIDYPQLAFQPQAFFAFGSPIGMFLTVRGLKRIDPNYTFPTCKSFYNIYHPYDPVAYRIEPMIVSEVDLEPMLIPHHKGRKRMHLELKDSLTRMSMDLKNNVLGSLRTAWQSFARIPVAALPPVEEGEASADANSQEAQASAAGSNADANKGDKNADIWSKILEWPWAIHTHYLKGVCVEAESSMNTEQTEESEIKVGMLNGGRRIDYVLQEKPIESFNEYLFAIQSHLCYWESEDTALLLLKDIYDKLGVAFEQPQQ; encoded by the exons ATGGTTGACGAGGAGTCGGTTCCAGACCCGTACAAAGACGTCCAACCTCACTGGTTTTTCTGTCGTCGGGCTGATGACAGCACATCTTGGCTCCCTTTCAGCAGAGAGGATTCTGACAAGCTAGAAAACACATACACCACTG GAAATCCGGACGAGGAAGTCGTTATTGCTGTGGATGGTGAACGATACGATGTTCatgttaaagaaagaaaacgctACGCTGTGTACTGGGAACAGGGTCCCACTGAGGTCCGCCGCTGCACTTGGTTCTACAAAGGCGATAAGGACACTCGGTTCATGCCGTACCCAGAggattttagcaaaatgctggag GAAGCGTTTAAGGACGCAGTGACTTCAGATCAGTGGAAGAAGAAAATTGACTTTCCTACCGGGGAGACTGTCATCCTACACAACCCCAAA CTCATAATGCAGTATCAGCCAATTGGATTGCAGGACGACTGGATTTCCTCTCCGTCAGAGCAGACTCGACCTCGCACAGTCAAGAGGGGAGTTGACAGTATCTCTATTGACATACCTGATG gggAACCTGATCAGGTGGATCATCTTGTTTTCATGGTGCACGGCATTGGCCCTGCGTGTGACTTGCGTTTCAGGTCCATCATACAGTGTG taaatgacTTTAGGAGTGCCTCGCTGTCCCTCCTCGCCTCCCATTACAAGCGAGCGCAGCAGGACGGGCTGGTGGGCCGGGTGGAGTTTCTACCAGTCAACTGGCACAGCGCTCTGCATGGGGATGCCACTGGTGTAGATGA ggaCATCCAGAGGATCACTTTACCCAGCATCAGCAGGCTGAGGCATTTCACCAACGACACACttttagacttatttttctacaacagCCCAACCTACTGCCAGACCATAGTGGACACAGTGGCCTCAGAAATCAACAGGCTTTATGCTCTCTTTAAGCAGAGGCACCCGGACTTCAACAGAGCTGTTTCTCTAGTGGGCCATAGCTTAG GTTCCCTGATCCTGTTTGACCTTCTAACAAATCAAAAGACGGAATCAGAA GTACCATCTGGGAATCCGTCTTTTCTGAGCAGTAATACTTTGGAGCAGATTTTAACCAAACTGGACCTAAAGCAATACTTGGATATATTTGAATCGGAAAACCTTGACCTGGAATCACTG AGTCTCTGCAAAGACAGTGATCTTAAAGATTTGGGAATTCCTCTGGGACCTCGGAAGAAAATCTTAAACTGCATTAAGAGAAGGTGGCTCCCAGAG GACTGCAAGGCAGCAGCAACACTGCAGATCCACAATGCTGAAGACCCTGGAGAATTGTCACCGGAGCAGTCCCGTTTCTACAGAGCGCAGTCTGTCACCAGTGCCGTGGACTATGAATACTTCAATGTCGGCATTGGACAG AACAATGGAGGCATAGCCAAGGGACAG GTCTCCATTGACTACCCACAATTAGCATTCCAACCTCAGGCCTTTTTTGCTTTTGGCTCCCCAATCGGAATGTTTCTGACAGTTCGTGGACTCAAGCGCATCGATCCAAATTACACTTTTCCCACCTGCAAGAGCTTTTACAACATCTACCATCCA TACGATCCTGTCGCATACCGGATAGAGCCTATGATCGTCTCTGAGGTGGATCTGGAGCCTATGCTAATCCCTCACCACAAAGGCAGAAAGAGAATGCATCTGG AACTAAAAGACAGCTTGACTCGAATGAGTATGGATCTAAAGAACAATGTACTGGGATCCCTGCGAACGGCGTGGCAGTCTTTTGCCAGAATACCTGTTGCCGCGCTGCCACCAGTGGAAGAAGGAGAAGCATCCGCTGATGCAAACTCCCAAGAGGCACAGG CCTCAGCAGCAGGTAGTAATGCTGATGCTAACAAAGGAGACAAAAATGCTGATATTTGGAGTAAAATACTGGAGTGGCCTTGGGCCATTCATACGCATTACTTAAAAG GCGTCTGCGTGGAGGCCGAGTCCTCCATGAACACGGAGCAGACGGAGGAATCTGAGATCAAAGTGGGGATGCTGAATGGAGGGCGAAGGATCGATTATGTGCTCCAAGAAAAACCTATAGAGAGCTTTAATGAATATTTGTTTGCCATCCAGTCTCATCTGTGTTACTG GGAATCTGAAGAtacagctctgctgctgctgaaggacATTTATGACAAGCTAGGTGTGGCCTTTGAACAGCCACAACAATAA
- the ddhd2 gene encoding phospholipase DDHD2 isoform X4: MSSSPNEEGGLSQAASNENNQDLLGKPTQSGAKANTPEEQVKLSRLLDEASPTSTSSYEMVDEESVPDPYKDVQPHWFFCRRADDSTSWLPFSREDSDKLENTYTTGNPDEEVVIAVDGERYDVHVKERKRYAVYWEQGPTEVRRCTWFYKGDKDTRFMPYPEDFSKMLEEAFKDAVTSDQWKKKIDFPTGETVILHNPKLIMQYQPIGLQDDWISSPSEQTRPRTVKRGVDSISIDIPDGEPDQVDHLVFMVHGIGPACDLRFRSIIQCVNDFRSASLSLLASHYKRAQQDGLVGRVEFLPVNWHSALHGDATGVDEDIQRITLPSISRLRHFTNDTLLDLFFYNSPTYCQTIVDTVASEINRLYALFKQRHPDFNRAVSLVGHSLGSLILFDLLTNQKTESEVPSGNPSFLSSNTLEQILTKLDLKQYLDIFESENLDLESLSLCKDSDLKDLGIPLGPRKKILNCIKRRWLPEDCKAAATLQIHNAEDPGELSPEQSRFYRAQSVTSAVDYEYFNVGIGQNNGGIAKGQVSIDYPQLAFQPQAFFAFGSPIGMFLTVRGLKRIDPNYTFPTCKSFYNIYHPYDPVAYRIEPMIVSEVDLEPMLIPHHKGRKRMHLELKDSLTRMSMDLKNNVLGSLRTAWQSFARIPVAALPPVEEGEASADANSQEAQGVCVEAESSMNTEQTEESEIKVGMLNGGRRIDYVLQEKPIESFNEYLFAIQSHLCYWESEDTALLLLKDIYDKLGVAFEQPQQ; this comes from the exons ctttCACGGCTGTTAGATGAGGCCTCTCCTACATCCACATCCTCTTATGAAATGGTTGACGAGGAGTCGGTTCCAGACCCGTACAAAGACGTCCAACCTCACTGGTTTTTCTGTCGTCGGGCTGATGACAGCACATCTTGGCTCCCTTTCAGCAGAGAGGATTCTGACAAGCTAGAAAACACATACACCACTG GAAATCCGGACGAGGAAGTCGTTATTGCTGTGGATGGTGAACGATACGATGTTCatgttaaagaaagaaaacgctACGCTGTGTACTGGGAACAGGGTCCCACTGAGGTCCGCCGCTGCACTTGGTTCTACAAAGGCGATAAGGACACTCGGTTCATGCCGTACCCAGAggattttagcaaaatgctggag GAAGCGTTTAAGGACGCAGTGACTTCAGATCAGTGGAAGAAGAAAATTGACTTTCCTACCGGGGAGACTGTCATCCTACACAACCCCAAA CTCATAATGCAGTATCAGCCAATTGGATTGCAGGACGACTGGATTTCCTCTCCGTCAGAGCAGACTCGACCTCGCACAGTCAAGAGGGGAGTTGACAGTATCTCTATTGACATACCTGATG gggAACCTGATCAGGTGGATCATCTTGTTTTCATGGTGCACGGCATTGGCCCTGCGTGTGACTTGCGTTTCAGGTCCATCATACAGTGTG taaatgacTTTAGGAGTGCCTCGCTGTCCCTCCTCGCCTCCCATTACAAGCGAGCGCAGCAGGACGGGCTGGTGGGCCGGGTGGAGTTTCTACCAGTCAACTGGCACAGCGCTCTGCATGGGGATGCCACTGGTGTAGATGA ggaCATCCAGAGGATCACTTTACCCAGCATCAGCAGGCTGAGGCATTTCACCAACGACACACttttagacttatttttctacaacagCCCAACCTACTGCCAGACCATAGTGGACACAGTGGCCTCAGAAATCAACAGGCTTTATGCTCTCTTTAAGCAGAGGCACCCGGACTTCAACAGAGCTGTTTCTCTAGTGGGCCATAGCTTAG GTTCCCTGATCCTGTTTGACCTTCTAACAAATCAAAAGACGGAATCAGAA GTACCATCTGGGAATCCGTCTTTTCTGAGCAGTAATACTTTGGAGCAGATTTTAACCAAACTGGACCTAAAGCAATACTTGGATATATTTGAATCGGAAAACCTTGACCTGGAATCACTG AGTCTCTGCAAAGACAGTGATCTTAAAGATTTGGGAATTCCTCTGGGACCTCGGAAGAAAATCTTAAACTGCATTAAGAGAAGGTGGCTCCCAGAG GACTGCAAGGCAGCAGCAACACTGCAGATCCACAATGCTGAAGACCCTGGAGAATTGTCACCGGAGCAGTCCCGTTTCTACAGAGCGCAGTCTGTCACCAGTGCCGTGGACTATGAATACTTCAATGTCGGCATTGGACAG AACAATGGAGGCATAGCCAAGGGACAG GTCTCCATTGACTACCCACAATTAGCATTCCAACCTCAGGCCTTTTTTGCTTTTGGCTCCCCAATCGGAATGTTTCTGACAGTTCGTGGACTCAAGCGCATCGATCCAAATTACACTTTTCCCACCTGCAAGAGCTTTTACAACATCTACCATCCA TACGATCCTGTCGCATACCGGATAGAGCCTATGATCGTCTCTGAGGTGGATCTGGAGCCTATGCTAATCCCTCACCACAAAGGCAGAAAGAGAATGCATCTGG AACTAAAAGACAGCTTGACTCGAATGAGTATGGATCTAAAGAACAATGTACTGGGATCCCTGCGAACGGCGTGGCAGTCTTTTGCCAGAATACCTGTTGCCGCGCTGCCACCAGTGGAAGAAGGAGAAGCATCCGCTGATGCAAACTCCCAAGAGGCACAGG GCGTCTGCGTGGAGGCCGAGTCCTCCATGAACACGGAGCAGACGGAGGAATCTGAGATCAAAGTGGGGATGCTGAATGGAGGGCGAAGGATCGATTATGTGCTCCAAGAAAAACCTATAGAGAGCTTTAATGAATATTTGTTTGCCATCCAGTCTCATCTGTGTTACTG GGAATCTGAAGAtacagctctgctgctgctgaaggacATTTATGACAAGCTAGGTGTGGCCTTTGAACAGCCACAACAATAA
- the ddhd2 gene encoding phospholipase DDHD2 isoform X3, protein MSSSPNEEGGLSQAASNENNQDLLGKPTQSGAKANTPEEQVKLSRLLDEASPTSTSSYEMVDEESVPDPYKDVQPHWFFCRRADDSTSWLPFSREDSDKLENTYTTGNPDEEVVIAVDGERYDVHVKERKRYAVYWEQGPTEVRRCTWFYKGDKDTRFMPYPEDFSKMLEEAFKDAVTSDQWKKKIDFPTGETVILHNPKLIMQYQPIGLQDDWISSPSEQTRPRTVKRGVDSISIDIPDGEPDQVDHLVFMVHGIGPACDLRFRSIIQCVNDFRSASLSLLASHYKRAQQDGLVGRVEFLPVNWHSALHGDATGVDEDIQRITLPSISRLRHFTNDTLLDLFFYNSPTYCQTIVDTVASEINRLYALFKQRHPDFNRAVSLVGHSLGSLILFDLLTNQKTESEVPSGNPSFLSSNTLEQILTKLDLKQYLDIFESENLDLESLSLCKDSDLKDLGIPLGPRKKILNCIKRRWLPEDCKAAATLQIHNAEDPGELSPEQSRFYRAQSVTSAVDYEYFNVGIGQVSIDYPQLAFQPQAFFAFGSPIGMFLTVRGLKRIDPNYTFPTCKSFYNIYHPYDPVAYRIEPMIVSEVDLEPMLIPHHKGRKRMHLELKDSLTRMSMDLKNNVLGSLRTAWQSFARIPVAALPPVEEGEASADANSQEAQASAAGSNADANKGDKNADIWSKILEWPWAIHTHYLKGVCVEAESSMNTEQTEESEIKVGMLNGGRRIDYVLQEKPIESFNEYLFAIQSHLCYWESEDTALLLLKDIYDKLGVAFEQPQQ, encoded by the exons ctttCACGGCTGTTAGATGAGGCCTCTCCTACATCCACATCCTCTTATGAAATGGTTGACGAGGAGTCGGTTCCAGACCCGTACAAAGACGTCCAACCTCACTGGTTTTTCTGTCGTCGGGCTGATGACAGCACATCTTGGCTCCCTTTCAGCAGAGAGGATTCTGACAAGCTAGAAAACACATACACCACTG GAAATCCGGACGAGGAAGTCGTTATTGCTGTGGATGGTGAACGATACGATGTTCatgttaaagaaagaaaacgctACGCTGTGTACTGGGAACAGGGTCCCACTGAGGTCCGCCGCTGCACTTGGTTCTACAAAGGCGATAAGGACACTCGGTTCATGCCGTACCCAGAggattttagcaaaatgctggag GAAGCGTTTAAGGACGCAGTGACTTCAGATCAGTGGAAGAAGAAAATTGACTTTCCTACCGGGGAGACTGTCATCCTACACAACCCCAAA CTCATAATGCAGTATCAGCCAATTGGATTGCAGGACGACTGGATTTCCTCTCCGTCAGAGCAGACTCGACCTCGCACAGTCAAGAGGGGAGTTGACAGTATCTCTATTGACATACCTGATG gggAACCTGATCAGGTGGATCATCTTGTTTTCATGGTGCACGGCATTGGCCCTGCGTGTGACTTGCGTTTCAGGTCCATCATACAGTGTG taaatgacTTTAGGAGTGCCTCGCTGTCCCTCCTCGCCTCCCATTACAAGCGAGCGCAGCAGGACGGGCTGGTGGGCCGGGTGGAGTTTCTACCAGTCAACTGGCACAGCGCTCTGCATGGGGATGCCACTGGTGTAGATGA ggaCATCCAGAGGATCACTTTACCCAGCATCAGCAGGCTGAGGCATTTCACCAACGACACACttttagacttatttttctacaacagCCCAACCTACTGCCAGACCATAGTGGACACAGTGGCCTCAGAAATCAACAGGCTTTATGCTCTCTTTAAGCAGAGGCACCCGGACTTCAACAGAGCTGTTTCTCTAGTGGGCCATAGCTTAG GTTCCCTGATCCTGTTTGACCTTCTAACAAATCAAAAGACGGAATCAGAA GTACCATCTGGGAATCCGTCTTTTCTGAGCAGTAATACTTTGGAGCAGATTTTAACCAAACTGGACCTAAAGCAATACTTGGATATATTTGAATCGGAAAACCTTGACCTGGAATCACTG AGTCTCTGCAAAGACAGTGATCTTAAAGATTTGGGAATTCCTCTGGGACCTCGGAAGAAAATCTTAAACTGCATTAAGAGAAGGTGGCTCCCAGAG GACTGCAAGGCAGCAGCAACACTGCAGATCCACAATGCTGAAGACCCTGGAGAATTGTCACCGGAGCAGTCCCGTTTCTACAGAGCGCAGTCTGTCACCAGTGCCGTGGACTATGAATACTTCAATGTCGGCATTGGACAG GTCTCCATTGACTACCCACAATTAGCATTCCAACCTCAGGCCTTTTTTGCTTTTGGCTCCCCAATCGGAATGTTTCTGACAGTTCGTGGACTCAAGCGCATCGATCCAAATTACACTTTTCCCACCTGCAAGAGCTTTTACAACATCTACCATCCA TACGATCCTGTCGCATACCGGATAGAGCCTATGATCGTCTCTGAGGTGGATCTGGAGCCTATGCTAATCCCTCACCACAAAGGCAGAAAGAGAATGCATCTGG AACTAAAAGACAGCTTGACTCGAATGAGTATGGATCTAAAGAACAATGTACTGGGATCCCTGCGAACGGCGTGGCAGTCTTTTGCCAGAATACCTGTTGCCGCGCTGCCACCAGTGGAAGAAGGAGAAGCATCCGCTGATGCAAACTCCCAAGAGGCACAGG CCTCAGCAGCAGGTAGTAATGCTGATGCTAACAAAGGAGACAAAAATGCTGATATTTGGAGTAAAATACTGGAGTGGCCTTGGGCCATTCATACGCATTACTTAAAAG GCGTCTGCGTGGAGGCCGAGTCCTCCATGAACACGGAGCAGACGGAGGAATCTGAGATCAAAGTGGGGATGCTGAATGGAGGGCGAAGGATCGATTATGTGCTCCAAGAAAAACCTATAGAGAGCTTTAATGAATATTTGTTTGCCATCCAGTCTCATCTGTGTTACTG GGAATCTGAAGAtacagctctgctgctgctgaaggacATTTATGACAAGCTAGGTGTGGCCTTTGAACAGCCACAACAATAA